Proteins found in one Serinicoccus marinus DSM 15273 genomic segment:
- a CDS encoding OsmC family protein, producing the protein MADDPHRSVSLTRTGPGHFEARNARGGSIPVGDGAGEDGTAFTPVELLLAGIAGCSGIDIDLLTSRKARPDSFEISAGADKVRDEDGNHLGPVTVTVQVTFPEGEDGDAARERLPEAVAMSRDRLCTVSRTVALPTPVDFDLR; encoded by the coding sequence ATGGCTGACGATCCGCACCGTTCGGTGTCCCTGACCCGCACCGGCCCGGGCCACTTCGAGGCCCGCAACGCCCGGGGAGGGAGCATCCCGGTCGGCGACGGGGCGGGCGAGGACGGCACGGCCTTCACGCCGGTGGAGCTGCTCCTGGCCGGGATCGCCGGATGCTCCGGGATCGACATCGACCTGCTGACCTCGCGCAAGGCCCGGCCCGACTCCTTCGAGATCTCCGCCGGTGCGGACAAGGTGCGCGACGAGGACGGCAACCACCTCGGGCCGGTCACCGTGACCGTCCAGGTGACCTTCCCCGAGGGTGAGGACGGCGACGCGGCGCGGGAGCGGCTGCCCGAGGCCGTGGCCATGTCTCGGGACCGCCTGTGCACCGTGTCGCGCACCGTGGCGCTGCCGACCCCGGTCGACTTCGACCTACGCTGA